Proteins from one Mytilus galloprovincialis chromosome 11, xbMytGall1.hap1.1, whole genome shotgun sequence genomic window:
- the LOC143052709 gene encoding uncharacterized protein LOC143052709: MLTSGIMTDSMKLLYSLFLFLILRLCDCRETDPHLIHSCTELIKSIQSNYGNYNITIRSPDVHVTCVNDTTLAGSSNVTCQKNHKWHPEFPYCLVNCPPIPPTPNIISANTITYVTTKDKDRAAGTTISLSCVTPGYIVNGSSRTTCQSDRSWTPKIPKCRPKKFPPERRWMTILAIAGPAALVLVVCVIVLGKLLLKRRLKKSEIQDAIHLSQKNETTPFYKVWTIRRTQKKIIEAVDLSSLKNKASKMFNIPQDKYLKLVLEEDGSEIQTTPSMVLCQKKVLMVIDRNDKWKPVSSDESEKIRLTYDVCSFDRKQRKLFLANSLKDLIDQVQHIFEQEDNYLCLEMDGTVIDDDISLTAVAGQQLMSMNETTGWRPVTPGEITKSLSELKTDEQSNDKKDCYKVWSKDLRYKKIIFASDLVDLHIKAAKALCLQPPIDISLLNDDVPIFDNQQLIHHRKDILLAVEAGDAYSVAITSDYTEIPDVLQQTPYRRNYTNDTYF; this comes from the exons ATGTTAACTTCCGGAATAATGACG GACAGCATGAAGTTACTGTATTCTCTGTTTTTATTTCTGATATTAAGACTTTGTGACTGTCGAGAAACAGACCCCCATTTGATAC ATTCTTGTACGGAGCTTATCAAATCTATACAAAGTAACTATGGCAACTATAACATTACAATAAGAAGTCCGGATGTTCATGTTACTTGTGTAAACGATACTACACTGGCCGGAAGTAGCAATGTCACGTGCCAAAAAAATCATAAGTGGCATCCAGAGTTTCCTTATTGTTTAGTGAACTGCCCACCAATTCCACCAACACCAAACATTATTTCAGCGAATACGATTACTTATGTAACG ACAAAAGACAAAGATAGAGCAGCTGGTACAACAATTTCTCTTTCATGCGTTACACCCGGGTATATTGTAAACGGATCGTCTAGAACTACATGTCAATCAGATAGATCTTGGACACCTAAGATTCCAAAATGCAGAC CTAAAAAGTTTCCCCCAGAGAGACGATGGATGACGATATTAGCTATAGCCGGTCCAGCAGCTTTAGTACTGGTAGTTTGTGTCATTGTCTTAGGAAAATTATTGCTTAAACGAAG actgAAGAAATCAGAAATACAGGACGCTATACATCTATCACAGAAAAATGAAACAACGCC GTTTTATAAAGTTTGGACAATACGGAGGacacaaaagaaaataattgaagCAGTAGATCTGTCATCGTTAAAGAACAAAG CaagtaaaatgtttaatattccGCAAGATAAATACTTGAAACTAGTATTAGAAGAAGATGGATCAGAGATTCAAACAACGCCCTCTATGGTTCTTTGTCAAAAGAAAGTTTTAATGGTTATAGATAGGAACGACAAATGGAAACCCGTATCATCAGATGAGAGTGAGAAAATAAG ATTAACCTACGATGTGTGTTCATTTGATCGAAAGCAAAGAAAGTTATTTTTAGCAAACAGTTTAAAAGATCTGATAGACCAAg tacaaCATATCTTTGAACAAGAAGATAATTATTTGTGTCTTGAGATGGACGGTACGGTAATTGATGATGATATTTCGCTGACTGCTGTTGCTGGGCAACAATTGATGTCAATGAATGAAACCACCGGGTGGCGACCAGTGACCCCCGGAGAGATAACGAAGAGTTTGTCTGAATTGAAAACTGATGAGCAATCCAATGACAAAAA agATTGTTACAAAGTATGGTCAAAAGACCTTCGttataagaaaataatatttgcCAGTGATTTAGTTGATTTACATATAAAAG ctgCAAAGGCTTTGTGTCTGCAACCACCTATAGACATATCTCTTTTGAATGATGATGTTCCAATATTTGATAATCAGCAACTCATACATCATAGAAAGGATATTTTGCTAGCAGTAGAAGCTGGTGATGCGTACAGTGTAGCTATAACGTCCGATTACACAGAAATTCCGGATGTACTCCAACAGACGCCATACAGACGGAATTATACGAATGACACGTACTTCTGA